One Portunus trituberculatus isolate SZX2019 chromosome 45, ASM1759143v1, whole genome shotgun sequence DNA segment encodes these proteins:
- the LOC123519425 gene encoding receptor-binding cancer antigen expressed on SiSo cells-like translates to MLVMVAFRKVKSVLLLLLTLVRRCFCCLRKRRYSETHLPIAVSIGSDSSHGETTQHPEETMGGWDSWDIPSSVVSDGGGWSQHQPQVSFLQQQINQYRLNQQRKLQETEAEPEPEPNYFEDLAPSIEKKPQVVILERPEEEQQVSNRLSISLSDPILQSPELGDWDDSGGGWEDEAEEEDDIDAVLREKRHLERERRRLEQQRRKAEKEALRSNKLSASKIATKLS, encoded by the exons atgctggtgatggtggcattCAGGAAGGTGAAgtcggtgctgctgctgctgctgactctGGTGCGCCGCTGTTTCTGCTGTCTGAGGAAGAGGCGCTACTCTGAGACTCACCTTCCTATAGCTGTGTCCATTGGCAGTGACAGTAGCCATGGAGAAACTACACAG CATCCTGAGGAAACCATGGGTGGGTGGGACTCCTGGGACATCCCGTCATCAGTGGTGAGTGATGGAGGTGGATGGTCACAGCACCAGCCACAAGTGTCATTCCTCCAGCAGCAGATCAACCAGTACAGACTCAACCAGCAGAGGAAGCTTCAGGAAACTGAGGCAGAACCTGAACCTGAACCCAATTACTTTGAG GACCTTGCACCGAGCATAGAGAAGAAGCCGCAGGTTGTGATACTGGAGCGCCccgaggaggagcagcaggtgtCCAACAGGCTGTCAATATCCCTGTCTGACCCCATCCTTCAG TCCCCCGAGCTGGGTGACTGGGACGACTCTGGGGGTGGATGGGAAGacgaggcagaagaggaggatgacatTGATGCAGTCCTGCGAGAGAAGCGACacctggagagggagaggaggagactggAGCAGCAGAGACGCAAGGCTGAGAAGGAGGCATTGCGCTCCAACAAACTCTCTGCTTCCAAGATTGCCACCAAGCTGTCCTAG
- the LOC123519490 gene encoding uncharacterized protein LOC123519490, whose amino-acid sequence MTCLAYLAVTCVLVSTTAITATTEPPPPTTTLPDTTDEPTTDTSSNSTKERGTNRILNYGAVSGSSFGVFEYDTHHSAYPHPLPGPGPIPHPRPPFLPGLPAPGHIPPHHPPFPPHNGIYPATSSCKYYCPGRWHNQIYCCDNSPSYLGFKCPKVRDSCPGSHFFRHLRSCSEDRNCYFGEKCCLDACIGRHVCKAPERR is encoded by the exons ATGACGTGTCTGGCATACCTAGCTGTGACGTGCGTCCTAGTGAGTACCACAGCCATAACAGCGACCACAGAgcctccaccacccaccaccacactccctgACACCACAGACGAGCCCACAACAGACACCTCCTCCAACAGCACCAAGGAAAGGGGCACCAACCGTATCCTGAACTACGGGGCCGTTTCTGGAAGCAGTTTTGGGGTATTTGAATATGATACCCACCACTCTGCTTATCCCCACCCCCTTCCCGGCCCTGGTCCTATCCCTCACCCTAGGCCACCCTTCCTCCCTGGTCTCCCTGCCCCGGGCCACATCCCACCCCACCATCCTCCCTTCCCGCCGCACAATGGCATCTATCCCGCCACGAGCTCCTGCAAGTACTACTGTCCTGGCCGCTGGCATAATCAAATCTACTGCTGTGATA ACTCGCCTTCCTACCTGGGCTTCAAGTGCCCAAAGGTGCGTGACAGCTGTCCTGGCTCGCACTTCTTCCGCCATCTGAGGTCTTGCTCCGAGGACAGAAACTGCTACTTCGGGGAGAAATGTTGCCTGGACGCCTGTATTGGTCGCCacgtgtgcaaggctcctgagagaCGATAG
- the LOC123519406 gene encoding eclosion hormone-like, with protein MVGSRKVVVSALLVLSVALVLAVLLLPPSASAAVAANRKVSICIKNCGQCKKMYTDYFNGGLCGDFCLQTEGRFIPDCNRPDILIPFFLQRLE; from the coding sequence ATGGTTGGCTCCAGAAAGGTCGTCGTGTCGGCCCTGCTGGTGCTGAGCGTGGCGCTGGTGCTGGCGGTGCTGCTGTTGCCGCCGTCAGCCTCCGCAGCCGTCGCCGCCAACAGGAAGGTCTCCATCTGCATCAAGAACTGCGGCCAGTGTAAGAAGATGTACACTGACTACTTCAACGGCGGACTCTGCGGGGACTTCTGCCTCCAGACTGAGGGCCGCTTCATCCCGGACTGCAACCGCCCGGACATCCTCATCCCGTTCTTCCTCCAGCGACTAGAGTGA